One genomic region from Anguilla rostrata isolate EN2019 chromosome 2, ASM1855537v3, whole genome shotgun sequence encodes:
- the LOC135248043 gene encoding glycogen [starch] synthase, muscle-like yields the protein MPLARSLSVTSLSGLEDWDEEFDLEGAVLFEIAWEVANKVGGIYTVIQTKARLTSEEWGENYFLVGPYMENNVRTQVELIEPTNPALSRTIDKMNSSGCKVYFGRWLIEGSPYVVLIDVAFTAWSLDRWKSELWESFSVGVPWFDREANDAVLFGFLTAWLLGEFAAQCEEPPHILAHFHEWLAGLGLMLCRQRRLPVATIFTTHATLLGRYLCAGNVDFYNNLSNFNVDKEAGDRQIYHRYCLERAAAHCAHVFTTVSQITAVEAEHLLKRKPDVVTPNGLNVKKFSAMHEFQNLHAHSKSRIQEFIRGHFYGHLDFNLDKCVFLFIAGRYEFSNKGADLFLEALSRLNYLLRVNHSDVTVIAFFIMPARTNNFNVETLKGQAVRKQLWDTAQTVKEKFGKKLYESLLVGQLPDVSKMLDKEDFTMMKRAIFATQRQCQPPICTHNMLEDSSDPILNCLRRIGLFNGSSDRVKVIFHPEFLSSTSPLLPMDYEEFVRGCHLGVFPSYYEPWGYTPAECTVMGIPSVSTNLSGFGCFMEEHIADPSAYGIYIVDRRYRSVDESCNQLTSFLFQFCQQSRRQRIIQRNRTERLSDLLDWRYLGRYYVSARHMALAKTFPDTYFYEPQDPTSKQGFCYPRPASVPPSPALSRHSSPHHSEAEDEDDERYDEDLEAEKDRLNIRQPFSLPYRNKNALPCVSPVPNGNSTPSSATSPPSSITSPPSSVSSEKN from the exons ATGCCCCTGGCTCGCAGTCTGTCTGTGACTTCTCTCTCTGGCCTGGAGGACTGGGATGAGGAATTTGACTTGGAGGGTGCTGTTCTCTTTGAGATTGCATGGGAGGTGGCAAATAAAG TTGGGGGAATCTACACCGTAATCCAGACCAAAGCCCGTCTCACCTCAGAAGAATGGGGTGAGAACTACTTCCTTGTTGGACCCTACATGGAGAACAATGTCAGAACTCAGGTGGAGCTCATCGAACCCACCAACCCTGCTCTGAGTAGAACTATAGACAAGATGAACTCCAGTGGGTGCAAG GTATACTTCGGACGCTGGCTGATTGAAGGGAGCCCCTATGTGGTCCTGATCGACGTGGCCTTCACCGCCTGGTCTCTGGACCGCTGGAAGAGCGAGCTGTGGGAGAGCTTCAGCGTCGGGGTGCCCTGGTTCGACCGCGAGGCTAATGACGCTGTGCTCTTTGGCTTCCTGACTGCCTGGCTGCTGGGGGAG TTTGCAGCACAGTGCGAAGAGCCCCCTCACATCCTGGCGCACTTCCACGAGTGGctggcagggctgggcttgaTGCTCTGTCGGCAGAGACGGCTTCCTGTAGCCACCATTTTTACCACACATGCCACCCTGCTGGGCCGTTACCTGTGCGCCGGCAACGTAGACTTTTACAACAACCTTAGTAAC TTCAACGTGGACAAAGAGGCAGGGGACAGACAGATATACCACAGGTACTGTCTGGAGAGAGCTGCCGCACACTGTGCCCACGTCTTCACCACTGTCTCTCAGATCACCGCCGTCGAGGCTGAACACCTGCTCAAGAGGAAGCCAG ATGTTGTCACCCCCAATGGGCTAAATGTGAAGAAGTTCTCTGCAATGCATGAGTTCCAgaacctgcatgcacacagcaAGAGCCGCATACAGGAGTTCATTCGGGGACACTTCTATGG ACATCTGGATTTTAACCTAGACAAATGTGTATTCCTCTTCATTGCTGGGAGATACGAGTTCTCTAACAAAGGAGCCGATTTGTTTCTGGAGGCACTTTCTCGGCTCAACTACCTTCTGAGG gtgaACCATAGCGACGTAACTGTAATAGCATTCTTCATCATGCCTGCTAGAACAAATAACTTCAATGTGGAAACTCTCAAAGGACAGGCTGTCCGGAAGCAGCTCTG GGACACAGCTCAGACTGTGAAAGAAAAGTTTGGGAAGAAATTATACGAGTCTTTACTTGT GGGCCAGTTACCAGATGTGTCAAAGATGCTGGACAAGGAAGACTTCACCATGATGAAGAGGGCAATATTTGCCACTCAGAGGCAGTGCCAGCCCCCCATATGCACCCATAACATGCTGGAGGACAGCAGCGACCCCATTCTCAACTGCCTCCGGAGAATTGGCCTTTTTAATGGCTCCTCGGACAGGGTCAAG GTGATTTTCCACCCTGAGTTCCTGTCCTCCACTTCTCCACTCCTCCCCATGGATTATGAGGAGTTTGTGAGAGGCTGCCATCTTGGAGTATTCCCCTCTTATTATGAGCCCTGGGGATACACGCCTG CGGAGTGCACAGTGATGGGGATTCCCTCTGTCTCCACCAACCTCTCTGGCTTCGGTTGCTTCATGGAGGAGCATATTGCTGACCCCTCTGCCTATG GGATATACATTGTTGACCGACGGTACCGCAGTGTGGACGAGTCGTGCAACCAGCTGACCTCCTTCCTGTTCCAGTTCTGCCAGCAGAGTCGGCGCCAGCGCATTATCCAGAGGAACCGCACAGAGAGATTGAGCGACTTGCTGGACTGGAGATACCTGGGCCGG TATTATGTTTCAGCTCGTCACATGGCACTGGCAAAAACATTCCCAGATACTTACTTCTATGAGCCTCAGGACCCAACTTCT AAACAGGGCTTCTGCTACCCCCGGCCTGCTTCTGTTCCACCCTCGCCTGCCCTTTCTCGccactcctccccccaccatAGTGAAGCAGAGGATGAGGACGATGAGAGATATGACGAAGACCTGGAGGCAGAGAAAGACCGACTCAACATTCGCCagcctttctccctcccttacCGAAACAAGAACGCTCTGCCATGTGTGTCACCTGTGCCCAATGGCAATAGCACCCCCAGCTCTGCCACCTCACCTCCCAGCTCCATTACATCACCCCCTAGTTCTGTCTCAAGTGAGAAGAACTGA
- the LOC135248042 gene encoding DNA polymerase delta catalytic subunit-like: MDVKRRNGQKIGGASQPKRSKMGGDRDDSPSIFEEELAMLDEAEIEAESREGQAGHDVIPDGDLFSADLNPRWCRPLAPPLNVQTDRLTFQQMELDYYLGSAVAGMPGQSQGSVPVIRMFGVTDGGHSVCCHVHGFAPYFYTPAPTGFTSSHLSDFQRELNSAVLKDMRSNKENLSVTVLAVDITRKESMYGYHGNRPLDFLRITMATPRLIAPAKRLLEQGFKFGPFPTQSYASFEANIDFEIRFMVDSDVVGCCWIELPAGKYRVREDKTTGEVDSRHPSKVSLCQYEVDVGWTDLVSHPAEGEWQRIAPLRVLSFDIECAGRKGVFPEADVDPVIQIASMVQRQGEKEPFIRTVFTLQSCASIVGSQLLCFSQERQLLQKWAEFVRTVDPDIITGYNIQNFDLPYLLNRAAALKVHLFPYLGRVRGIKSVIRDSSFQSKQMGRRENKAVNMEGRVQFDLLQVLLRDYKLRSYTLNAVSFHFLQEQKEDVQHSIITDLQNGNEQTRRRLAVYCLKDAYLPLRLLQKLMCVINYMEMARVTGVPLSYLLSRGQQIKVVSQLLRQAMKQDLVMPVVKTEGGEDYTGATVIEPEKGYYSIPIATLDFSSLYPSIMMAHNLCYTTLLQKGAAERLGLSAEDFIKTPTGDHFVKSSVRKGLLPEILENLLSARKRAKAELKRENDPFKKQVLDGRQLALKISANSVYGFTGAQVGKLPCLEISQSVTGFGRQMIEQTKNLVESQYTISNGYQANSKVIYGDTDSVMVKLGVSTVKEAMELGREAAEWVSSHFIPPIKLEFEKVYYPYLLINKKRYAGLYFSSSADTHDKMDCKGIETVRRDNSPLVANLINTCLQKILIDRDPQGAVEHAKEVISDLLCNRIDISQLVITKELTRSAQEYAGKQAHVELAERMRKRDAGSAPNLGDRVPYVIIKAAKGVAAYMKSEDPIYVLENNIPIDTQYYLEQQLSKPLLRIFEPILGESKAESVLLKGDHTRCKTVLTSRVGGLMAFAQKRSTCIGCKAVLKTDAAVCDFCKKRESELYQKEISHISVLEERFSRLWTQCQRCQGSLHEDVLCTSRDCPIFYMRKKVQKDLDDQEKLVSRFGI, translated from the exons ATGGATGTGAAAAGAAGGAATGGCCAAAAAATCGGAGGAGCTTCTCAGCCGAAGCGAAGCAAAATGGGTGGGGACCGGGACGACAGCCCCTCAATCTTCGAGGAGGAGCTAGCCATGCTGGATGAAGCAGAAATAGAAGCGGAGTCAAGAGAAGGACAGGCTGGACATGATGTCATACCAGATG GTGACCTCTTCTCTGCTGATCTGAACCCACGATGGTGTCGCCCCCTTGCACCTCCTCTGAACGTCCAGACGGACCGCCTCACATTCCAACAGATGGAGCTGGACTACTATTTAG GGTCTGCAGTGGCTGGCATGCCTGGTCAGAGTCAGGGCAGCGTCCCCGTCATCCGTATGTTTGGAGTGACAGATGGTGGTCACTCTGTGTGCTGTCACGTTCATGGCTTTGCGCCGTACTTCTACACACCTGCTCCCACTG GTTTCACCAGCTCTCACCTGAGTGACTTCCAGAGGGAGCTGAACTCTGCTGTATTGAAGGATATGCGTTCCAACAAGGAGAACCTGTCTGTAACTGTGCTTGCTGTCGACATCACCCGTAAAGAGA GCATGTACGGCTACCATGGAAATCGTCCCCTGGACTTCCTTCGCATCACTATGGCAACACCCAGACTTATTGCCCCAGCCAAGAGGCTGTTGGAGCAGGGATTCAAGTTTGGCCCCTTTCCCACACAGAGCTATGCGTCCTTTGAGGCCAACATAGACTTTGAGATTAG ATTCATGGTAGACAGTGAtgtggtgggctgctgctgGATTGAACTGCCTGCTGGGAAATACAGAGTGAGGGAAGACAAGACTACCGGGGAGGTTGACTCCCGCCACCCCAGCAAG gtgTCTCTGTGTCAGTACGAGGTGGACGTGGGATGGACAGACCTGGTCAGCCACCCAGCCGAAGGAGAGTGGCAGAGGATTGCTCCGCTCAGGGTGTTGAGCTTTGACATTGAGTGCGCCGGGAGAAAAG GCGTGTTCCCGGAAGCGGACGTGGACCCTGTGATCCAGATCGCCTCGATGGTGCAGCGCCAAGGGGAGAAGGAGCCTTTCATCCGAACCGTCTTCACCCTGCAGTCGTGCGCCAGCATTGTGGGCTCACAGCTTCTCTGCTTCTCCCAGGAGAGACAACTGCTGCAG AAATGGGCTGAGTTTGTAAGGACTGTAGACCCCGATATCATCACTGGCTACAACATCCAGAATTTTGACCTTCCTTATCTACTGAACAGGGCAGCTGCACTAAAG GTGCATTTGTTCCCCTACCTGGGCCGAGTGCGGGGCATTAAGTCAGTGATCCGGGATTCCAGCTTCCAGAGCAAGCAGATGGGTAGGAGGGAGAACAAGGCGGTCAACATGGAGGGCAGGGTTCAGTTCGACCTCCTACAG GTGCTGCTGCGGGACTACAAGCTGCGCTCATACACCCTGAACGCCGTGAGCTTCCACTTCCTGCAGGAGCAGAAGGAGGACGTGCAGCACTCCATCATCACTGACCTGCAG AACGGCAACGAGCAGACGCGGCGGCGCCTGGCGGTGTACTGCCTGAAGGACGCCTACCTGCCCCTGCGGCTCCTGCAGAAGCTCATGTGCGTCATCAACTACATGGAGATGGCCCGCGTCACGGGCGTGCCCCTCTCCTACCTGCTGTCCCGCGGCCAGCAGATCAAGGTGGTCTCCCAGCTGCTCCGACAG GCAATGAAGCAGGATCTTGTAATGCCTGTGgtgaagacagagggaggggaagacTACACTGGAGCCACAGTGATCGAGCCAGAGAAGGG GTACTACAGCATACCCATTGCCACATTGGACTTCTCCTCGCTGTACCCCTCCATCATGATGGCCCACAATCTCTGCTATACCACTCTACTCCAgaagggggcagcagagagactGGG CCTCTCTGCAGAGGACTTCATCAAGACGCCCACTGGGGACCATTTTGTGAAGAGCTCGGTGAGGAAGGGGCTGCTGCCAGAGATCTTGGAGAACCTGCTGTCTGCGAGGAAGAG GGCAAAAGCagaattaaaaagagaaaatgaccCGTTTAAGAAACAGGTTTTGGATGGGAGACAGCTGGCCCTGAAGATTAGCGCTAACTCTGTGTATGGCTTTACTGGGGCCCAGGTTGGTAAGCTGCCCTGCCTGGAGATCTCACAG AGCGTGACAGGTTTTGGTAGACAGATGATTGAACAAACCAAAAACCTTGTGGAATCCCAGTATACCATTAGCAACGGATACCAAGCCAACTCCAAG gtGATCTATGGGGACACGGACTCTGTGATGGTGAAGCTTGGCGTCTCCACAGTAAAGGAGGCGATGGAGCTGGGGAGGGAAGCAGCCGAATGGGTCTCCAGTCACTTTATCCCACCCATCAAACTGGAGTttgagaag GTTTATTACCCTTATCTACTGATCAACAAGAAGCGATATGCTGGCTTGTATTTCTCCTCCAGTGCTGACACCCATGACAAGATGGACTGCAAAGGCATTGAGACTGTGCGCAGAGACAACAGCCCCCTAGTAGCCAATCTCATCAACACTTGTCTTCAGAaaattttgattgacag GGACCCACAGGGAGCGGTGGAGCATGCCAAGGAGGTGATCTCAGACCTGTTGTGTAACCGAATCGACATCTCCCAGCTGGTCATCACCAAGGAGCTGACGAGATCTGCCCAGGAGTATGCTGGGAAGCAGGCCCACGTGGAGCTGGCTGAGAG AATGAGGAAGAGAGATGCAGGAAGTGCCCCCAATTTGGGAGACCGAGTGCCTTATGTAATCATCAAAGCAGCCAAGGGTGTGGCAGCTTATATGAAATCTGAG GACCCAATCTATGTGCTGGAGAACAACATCCCCATAGACACACAGTACTACCTGGAGCAGCAGCTCTCCAAGCCGCTGCTGAGAATCTTTGAGCCCATCCTGGGGGAGAGCAAGGCTGAGAGTGTGCTGCTGA AGGGAGACCACACTCGCTGTAAGACCGTGCTGACCTCCAGGGTGGGCGGCCTCATGGCCTTCGCCCAAAAGAGAAGCACCTGTATTGGCTGCAAGGCGGTGCTCAAAACGGATG